In Pseudomonadota bacterium, one DNA window encodes the following:
- a CDS encoding DUF882 domain-containing protein translates to MKRFLALGALALLVRPAIADTRSIEFVHTHTGKTIEAAYQVDGVLVPDVVESLNEFLGDHRNGQVIAMDPALFDLLWELRERAGVEGPYHLVSGYRSPETNEMLRKRGRGVAKKSLHMRGQAIDVRLPGVSTAKLRDLARQLGVGGVGYYKDSDFIHVDTGRVRFW, encoded by the coding sequence ATGAAGAGATTTCTAGCCCTGGGGGCGCTGGCGTTGCTCGTCCGTCCAGCAATTGCCGACACCCGCTCAATCGAGTTCGTGCACACCCACACGGGGAAGACGATCGAGGCGGCGTATCAGGTGGATGGCGTGCTGGTGCCCGACGTAGTCGAGTCTTTGAACGAGTTCCTGGGCGACCACCGCAACGGCCAGGTCATCGCGATGGACCCGGCGCTGTTCGATCTGCTGTGGGAGTTACGCGAGCGGGCCGGAGTCGAGGGGCCGTATCATCTCGTCTCTGGTTATCGGTCGCCGGAGACTAATGAAATGCTCAGGAAGCGTGGCCGCGGGGTCGCGAAGAAGAGCCTGCACATGCGTGGCCAGGCGATCGATGTTCGCCTGCCCGGCGTGTCCACAGCGAAGCTACGCGATCTCGCAAGACAGCTTGGCGTGGGCGGCGTCGGCTACTACAAGGACTCGGATTTCATCCACGTCGATACGGGCCGCGTACGCTTCTGGTGA
- a CDS encoding nuclear transport factor 2 family protein, whose product MQEAFRRFETNLNRGDYAAALAFYADDPRFVAYEDGQTRYSSYADLAAAFKQLPTYGKGVFRYGKLEVLVLGDDHAQVAAPFSTAFGEVGDPGYFYFEGLLTTVLERFDSGWKMLSIHSSTLQARE is encoded by the coding sequence TCCGTCGCTTCGAAACCAACCTCAACCGGGGCGACTACGCCGCCGCGCTCGCCTTCTACGCTGACGACCCTCGCTTCGTCGCCTACGAGGACGGCCAGACGCGCTACAGCTCCTACGCTGACCTTGCCGCCGCCTTCAAGCAGCTCCCCACCTACGGCAAGGGGGTGTTTCGCTACGGGAAACTGGAGGTCTTGGTCTTGGGCGACGACCACGCGCAGGTTGCCGCCCCCTTCTCCACCGCCTTCGGAGAGGTTGGCGATCCGGGGTACTTTTACTTCGAGGGGTTGCTGACCACCGTGCTCGAGCGCTTCGACAGCGGCTGGAAGATGCTGAGCATCCACTCCTCCACGCTGCAGGCTCGGGAGTAG